CGGATCGCCCTGCCCGCGCTCGACCCGGGCACCCGCCGGATCGCGGTGCAGTACCGCGGTGCGACGTTCCAGACCGCGTCACTGAGCGCCGAGGTGCCCCTCGTGGTCCGCGACCGGTCGGTCACGACGACCGCCCTGTCGGCGACCTCGGTGAAGGCGACCGCCTCCGCGAAGGTGACCGTGACGGTCCAGTCGGGCCGGGGCGCCGCGGTGACGGCGGGGACGATCACCGTCAAGGCCGGGGCCAAGACGATCGCCACGGCGAACCTGACGGTGGCATCGAAGGGCAAGGTCGTCGTGACGCTGCCCAGGCTCGCGGCCGGCAAGCACGCGATCACGGCGTCGTTCTCGGGGACCGGCCTGGTCGATCCGTCGGCGGCCGCCGCGCGCACCCTGACCGTCACGAAGTAGAGCGGTCGGGCGGCCCTGACGGGCCACGTACGCTGGTGTCATGCCTGTCGACTCCGTCTATCCCCGACTCGAGCCGCTGCTCTCGGGGGTCTCCAAGCCGATCCAGTACATCGGCGGTGAGCTGAACTCCACCGTCAAGGACTGGGACGAGGCCGACGTCCGTTGGGCGCTGATGTACCCCGACGCCTACGAGGTCGGCCTGCCCAACCAGGGTGTCCAGATCCTCTACGAGGTCCTCAACGAGCGTGAGGGGATCCTCGCCGAGCGCACGTACGCCGTCATGCCCGACATGGAGGCGGTCATGCGCGAGCACCGCATCCCGCAGTTCACCGTCGACGCGCACCGGCCCGTGGCGGAGTTCGACCTCTTCGGGATCAGCTTCTCGACCGAGCTGGGCTACACGAACCTGCTGACGGCGCTCGACCTCGCGGTCATCCCGCTGCTGGCGGTCAACCGCGACGACACGCACCCGATCGTCATCGCCGGCGGTCACAGCGCCTTCAACCCCGAGCCGATCGCCGACTTCGTCGACGCCGCCGTCATGGGCGACGGCGAGGAGGTCGTGCTGGCGATCAGCGAGGTCGTGCGCGAGTGGAAGGCCGAGGGTCGTCCCGGCGGTCGCGACGAGGTGCTGGCGCGCCTGGCGGCGTCCGGCGGCGTCTACGTGCCGAAGTTCTACGACGTCACGTACCGGCCCGACGGGCAGATCGCGGCCATCACGCCGAACCGCCCGGGCGTGCCCGCACGGATCGCCAAGCACACCCTGATGGACCTCGACAGCTGGCCGTACCCGAAGAAGCCCCTCGTGCCGCTGGCCGAGACGGTCCACGAGCGGTTCAGCGTCGAGATCTTCCGCGGGTGCACCCGCGGCTGCCGGTTCTGCCAGGCCGGCATGATCACCCGCCCGGTGCGCGAGCGCTCCATCCAGACGATCGGGCAGATGGTCGACAACGGCCTGAAGCAGTCCGGCTTCGAGGAGGTCGGCCTGCTGAGCCTGTCCAGCGCCGACCACTCCGAGATCGGCGAGGTCGCCAAGCAGCTCGGCGACCGGTACGAGGGCACCAACACGTCGCTCTCGCTGCCGTCGACCCGCGTCGACGCCTTCAACATCACGCTGGCCAACGAGTTCAGCCGCAACGGGCGACGCTCGGGCCTGACCTTCGCCCCCGAGGGCGGCAGTGACCGGATGCGCAAGGTCATCAACAAGATGGTCAGCGAGGACGACCTGATCCGCACCGTCGCAGCGGCGTTCTCGCACGGCTGGCGTCAGGTGAAGCTCTACTTCATGTGTGGTCTGCCCACCGAGACCGACGAGGACGTCCTGCAGATCGGCGAGCTGGCCAAGCGCGTCATCGACACGGGCCGTGAGGTCTCGGGTCGTCGCGACATCCGCTGCACCGTCTCGATCGGCGGCTTCGTCCCGAAGCCGCACACGCCCTTCCAGTGGGCGTCCCAGCTCGATCACGAGACGACCGACGACCGGCTGCGCAAGCTGCGGGCCTCGGTCCAGTCCGACAAGCGCTACGGCAAGGCCATCGGCTTCCGCTACCACGACGGCAAGCCCGGAACCATCGAAGGACTGCTGTCACGCGGTGACCGTCGCGTGGGCGGCGTCATCGAGGCCGTGTGGCGCGACGGCGGCCGGTTCGACGGCTGGAGCGAGCACTTCAGCTACGACCGGTGGGCCGAGAAGTCGGCCGAGGTGCTGTCGCCGCTGGGCGTCGACCTCGACTGGTACACGACCCGCGAGCGCGACCACGACGAGGTCCTGCCGTGGGACCACATGGACTCGGGCCTGGACCGCGAGTGGCTCTGGGAGGACTGGCAGGACGCGATCGACCCCGACGGCGCCGCCGAGGTCGAGGACTGCCGCTGGACCCCCTGCTACGACTGCGGCGTGTGCCCGGAGTTGAACCTCGACATCGAGATCGGCCCCACGGGCAAGAAGCTGCTGCCCCTCTCGGTGGTCTGAGATGGGTGCGCATTCCCCGCGTCAGTCGCTCGTGGTCGCGCTGGCCACGGGCGTCGTGTCCGTCGTCCCGATCGGGCGCGCCCCGCGCCGGGTCCGGGCCGCGGTGGTCGCCGGCACCGGCCTGGTCGCAGGCGGCGCCATGTTCACGGCCCTGAACCGTCCCCATGTCGTCGGCTTCGAGCAGCAGCCGACCCCTGCGCGACCGGCGGCCGCCATCGGAGCAGTCGTCGGCGCCGCGGCGGCCGGGGCGATGGCCGTGGGCGTGGTCCTCGATCGCGAGGCCGAGCAGTTCCTGGTGCGCCGTGGAGTCCGGCGTCCGCGTCTGGTCCTCGGGGTGGCCGGCGCGGCGCTGTCCTACGTGTTCGACGCTCTCGAGCGGCGCTTCGACACGGCCGACTGACGAGGCCTCCGCGTCAGCGCGGCGTACCGAAGTTCTGCACCCAGTAGCTGCCGTACTTGTCGTTGCTGGCCGCGTAGCCGACACCGAGCTCGGTGAACCCTCCGGCCATGATGTTCCGGCAGTGTCCGGGGCTCGCGACCCAGCCCTGGACGACCGCCTCGGGGGAGGGGTAGCCCGCCGCGATGTTCTCGCCGATCCGCGACCAGTTGTAGCCCTGGGCGTCGACGCGATCGCGCAGGCTCGAGCCGTTGCGCCCCGTGTGGCTGAAGTAGCCGTGCGCCGCCATGTCCGCGCCGTGCGCCTGGGCCGACCGGGTCAGGCGCTCGTTCAGGCGCAGCGGCCCGCGAGCGGGGAACGACTCCTCACCGCACTCGCGTGCCTGCGCGCGGGCCGCGTTCACGAGGGCCAGGACCCGCTGGGACCGGGCGTCCGGCGTCCATGCCGTGCGGGTGGCAACCTTCTTGACCGGGCTGTTGACGGCGCGGAGCCGGCCCTTCGCCGTGACGCGGACGCGCAGCTTCACGGTGGCACCGGCCTTCGTGGTGGCGCGGTGGCGCAGCACGACTCGGCCGTGGCGGTTGGTGCGCTTGCGGTCGACCTTCACCCAGCGTCCGTTGACGCGGCGCTGCAGCGTCACCACGCGGCCCTTCGACGCCTTGCCCTTCGTCGTGACCTTGACGGCGTACTTCACCGTGGCGCCGGGCTTGACCGTCTGGCTCTTCGACGTGAACCCCCGGACCTTCGTGGCCGTCGTGCCGGCGGCGCCGGCAGGTGCACCTCCCAGGAGGAGGGCACAGGCGGTCAACAGGAGGACGAAGGTGTGACGCATGTGACACACGGTAACGGTGGGGACAGGCTCGCGGAACCCCTTCGGACGTCGCCGTAGGCTGGTTCCGTGAGCAACGACGGCGGAACGACCCTGCAGGGCACTCCCAATCCGGAAGCCCCGAACCCGCAGCTGCCGATCGTGCAGAAGCTGCGCATCCGGTACGCCAAGCGCGGCCGCATGCGGTTCACCAGCCACCGCGACTTCGCGCGGGCCTTCGAGCGGGCCATCCGCCGCGCGGCGCTGCCCATCGCGCACTCGTCGGGCTACTCGCCCCATCCGAAGATCTCGTACGCGGGCGCCTCGCCCACGGGCGCGGCCAGCGAGGCGGAATACCTCGAGATCGGTCTGATCCGTGCGATGGAGCCGGCCGAGGTCCAGGCGGCCCTCGACGAGGCGCTGCCGACCGGCCTGGACATCATCGACGTCGTCGTGTCCCCGGGCGGTCCCCTGGCCGATCTGCTGCAGGGCAGCCGGTGGTTCATCGAGCTGCCCGAGGTGTCCGCCGAGGCCGCCGCGGCGGCCGTCGAGACGTTCCTGGCGCGGGACGAGGTCCTCGTCGAGCGCATGATGAAAAAGGGTCTGCGCACGTTCGACTGCCGGGACGCCGTCATCCGACTTCGCGTCGATGAACGCTCCGGCACGGACGGATGTGCGATACTGGACGTGGTCGTACGCCATGACATCCCGTCGGTGCGACCGGACGACGTGATCACCGGACTGCGCACCCTGTGCGGCCTGCCGATCGAGAAGGCGCCTCTGGCGACCCGCTCGGACCAAGGGCCGCTGGATGTTCAGAACGGTACGGTCGGCGATCCGCTCGCCACCGGCCGCGACGCACCGTGAGGTGCTGACCGCGGCAGGTAGAGGGGTCGCCGTGTGACAGGCCTAAGCGCCGTCCTGCAGACAGACTTGAGGTCCTGCGGGACCGTTGACCAGCCCGGTGGGTGGCTGCGCCGCTGCCGGGCGAAGGAGAGCACATGCTCGATCCGAACGACGCGACCGACGCGCCCGACACCACTGGGCCTGACACCACCGAGACCACCGAGGCCCCGACGCGCACCCGCCGTCGCGCGGCCGGGCGGCCCGCCGGCCCGCCGGCCGCGGTGTTCGCACCCCCGGTCGAGGAGGCTCCCGAGCCGCCTGTGACCGACGAGGAGGAGCCGGACGAGGACGAGGCGCCGGAGACGGCCCCGACCACCCCGACGGCCCGCAAGCTGCCGCCCGTCGGCGCGATGTTCCAACCGCCGCCGGCCGAGCTGGCTCCGCCGCGCGAGAAGAAGCGCGTCGAGCCCCAGGACGACGACTCCGACGCCGCCACGAGCGACCTCGACGCCTCCGACGACGAGGACGGGTCCGGTGACGACGAGGGCAGCGAGGGCGGACGCCGCCGTCGCCGCCGTGGTGGTCGCCGCCGTCGCAAGAGCGACCAGGACGGTGGCGCCGAGGGCTCGGACGACTCCGATGCCGACACCGCCGAGGCCGAGGCCAAGGACGGCGACGCAGGGGACGAGGAGCAGTCCTCGTCCGGATCCACCCGTCGCCGCCGGCGCCGTGCGCGGGCCGGCGAGGGAGCCGACGGCGCGCCCGACGACCCCGAGAACACGGTCGTCAAGGTCCGCGAGGGCCGCACCGCCTCGGACGAGATCACCGGGGTCACCGGCTCGACCCGCCTCGAGGCCAAGAAGCAGCGCCGCCGAGAGGGTCGCGAGGCCGGTCGTCGCCGCGCCCCGATCGTCAGCGAGGCCGAGTTCCTGGCCCGCCGCGAGGCCGTCGACCGCGAGATGGTCGTGCGCCAGCGTGACGACTACACGCAGATCGCCGTGCTCGAGGACGGCGTCTTGGTCGAGCACTACGTCGCCCGCGAGTCGCAGACCTCGCTGATCGGCAACGTCTACCTGGGCAAGGTCCAGAACGTGCTGCCCAGCATGGAGGCCGCCTTCGTCGACATCGGCGCCGGTCGCAACGCGGTGATCTACGCCGGCGAGGTCGACTGGTCGAACATCCAGAACGGCAAGCAGCGCAAGATCGAGGACGCGCTGCAGCCCGGCCAGACCGTCCTGGTCCAGGTGTCCAAGGACCCCATCGGCCAGAAGGGCGCACGGCTCACGAGCCAGATCAGCCTGCCCGGCCGGTTCCTGGTCTACGTGCCCGGCGGCGGCAGCAACGGCATCAGCCGCAAGCTCCCCGAGAACGAGCGCGCCCGGCTGAAGGGTCTGCTCAAGGAGGCGCTGCCCGAGAGTGCCGGCGTCATCGTGCGCACGGCCGCCGAGGGCGCCACCGAGGACCAGCTGCAGCGCGACATCACCGCGCTGACGGCCCGCTGGGAGGACATCGAGAGCAAGGCGGCGGCCGGCAAGGCGCCCCAGTTGCTGTACTCCGAGCCGGACCTGATGATCAAGGTCATCCGTGACCTGTTCAACGAGGACTTCGCGACGCTGACCATCCAGGGCGACGAGGCCTGGGACATGGTCGCGGGCTACATCGCCCACGTCGCCCCCGATCTGGAGGAGCGGGTCAAGCGCTGGGAGGGCGAGAACGACATCTTCGCCGAGCGGCGCCTGGACGAGCAGATCCACAAGGCGCTGGACCGCAAGGTCCACCTGCCCTCGGGTGGCTCGCTGGTCATCGACCGCACCGAGGCGATGGTCGTCGTCGACGTCAATACGGGCCGGTTCACCGGCTCGGGTGGCAACCTCGAGGAGACCGTCACCAAGAACAACCTCGAGGCAGCCGAGGAGATCGTGCGTCAGCTGCGGCTGCGCGATCTCGGCGGCATCATCGTCATCGACTTCATCGACATGGTGCTCGAGAGCAACCGCGACCTGGTGATGCGTCGCCTGGTCGAGTGCCTCGGTCGCGACCGCACCCGCCACCAGGTCGCCGAGGTCACCTCGCTGGGTCTGGTGCAGATGACGCGCAAGCGCATCGGCACGGGCCTGCTGGAGTCCTTCAGCCACGAGTGCGAGCACTGCCACGGCCGTGGCGTCGTCATCGAGGACGCGCCGGTCGAGCCGAAGAAGGACGACGGCCAGCGCCGCGGACGCCGAGGCGGTCGTTCCGGCCGCAGTGGTGGCGGCAACGGTGGCGGGAGCAGCAACGGCAACGGTGGGGGACGCCCGCCGCGTCAGGACCGGAACGACGAGTCCGGCGACGATGCCGTGAAGACCGAAGAACCCCGAAACGACGAGTCGTCGCAGGCTCCTTCGCAGGAGCCGGCGGCGGTTGAGGCACCCGTTTTGACCGACGATGGTGCGCCCGAGTAGAATCGACAGTCGGTGCGCATTGCGCACCTCCCGACTTTTTCAGGACGAAGTGAGGAATCCCGTGGTGTACGCAATCGTGCGCAATGGCGGCGGCCAGGCCAAGGTCGCGGTCGGCGACGTCATCTCGATCGACCAGGTCAAGGCGGCCGAGGGCGACACCGTCCAGCTCGCCGCGGTCATGGTGGTCGACGGTGACCAGGTGACGGCCGGTGCCGACGCCTCCAAGGCCAAGATCGACGCAGAGGTGATCGGTGGGCTCAAGGGCCCGAAGATCATCATCCAGAAGTACAAGAACAAGACCGGTTACAAGAAGCGCCAGGGTCACCGTCAGAAGTACACCCAGGTCAAGATCACCGGCATCTCCAAGTAAGGGACTGACGACATGGCACACAAGAAGGGCGCAGCCTCCACCAAGAACGGTCGCGACTCCAACGCCCAACGCCTCGGCGTCAAGCGTTTCGGCGGCCAGTTGGTCAACGCGGGCGAGATCATCGTTCGTCAGCGTGGCACCCACTTCCACCCCGGCTCCAACGTCGGCCGTGGCGGCGACGACACGCTGTTCGCCCTCGCTCCCGGCGCGGTCGAGTTCGGTTCGAAGCGCGGCCGTCGCGTCGTGAACATCGTTCCGGAGCAGTGACGCGCAGATCTTCCTGAGGAGGGGCGGTCCGCTGATGCGGGCTGCCCTTTCTCTTTTCCCCCACCACGTTCAGGAGAACCCATGGCGATCCCCAGCTTCGTTGACCAGGTGACCCTGCACGTCTCCGGGGGCAACGGCGGCAACGGCGTCGCGTCCGTCCACCGCGAGAAGTTCAAGCCTCTCGGCGGACCCGACGGCGGCAACGGCGGGCATGGCGGCGACGTCATCCTCGTCGTGGCCCCCGACGTCACGACGCTCATCGACTACCACCACGAGCCCCACCGCAAGGCCACCAGCGGTGCGCCCGGTGCCGGCTCGAACCGCAGCGGCTCCAACGGCGAGGACCTCGTCCTGCGCGTCCCCGACGGCACCGTCGTGCGCGACGCCAACGGCGAGGTGCTGGCGGACCTGGTCGGCGCCGGCACCGAACTGGTCATCGCGGCCGGCGGCCGTGGCGGCCTCGGCAACGCCGCGCTCGCGTCCAGCAAGCGCAAGGCCCCCGGGTTCGCGCTCAAGGGTGAGCCGGGCGAGGAGCGCACGGTCACGCTCGAGCTCAAGGTCGTCGCGGACATCGGTCTGATCGGCTTTCCGTCGGCGGGCAAGTCCAGCCTCATCGCCTCGCTGTCGCGGGCCCGCCCCAAGATCGCGGACTACCCGTTCACGACCCTGGTGCCCAACCTGGGCGTCGTCACGGCCGGCGACACCACGTTCACCGTCGCCGACGTCCCCGGCCTGATCGAGGGCGCGAGCGAGGGTCGCGGTCTGGGCCACGACTTCCTGCGCCACGTCGAGCGTTGCGCCGCCCTCGTGCACGTCATCGACTGCGCCACGGTCGAGCCGGGCCGTGACCCGCTGTCGGACCTGGACGTCATCGAAAACGAGCTCGCCCGCTACGGCGAGTACGCCGGTGTCGACTTCAGCGACCGGCCCCGCCTGGTCGCCCTGAACAAGACCGACGTCCCCGACGCCGCCCAGATCGCCGAGTTCGTCACCGACGAGCTGCGTCAGCGCGGCTTGCGCGTCTTCGAGGTCTCCGCGGCCAGCCATGCCGGCCTGCGCGAGCTGTCGTTCGCCATGGCCGAGATCGTCGCCGCCCGTCGCGCCGCCGAGCCGCACCGCGAGGCCACGCGCATCGTGTTGCGCCCGCCGGCCCCGTCCGGTGTCGGCCGCGAGT
Above is a window of Aeromicrobium senzhongii DNA encoding:
- the obgE gene encoding GTPase ObgE, with amino-acid sequence MAIPSFVDQVTLHVSGGNGGNGVASVHREKFKPLGGPDGGNGGHGGDVILVVAPDVTTLIDYHHEPHRKATSGAPGAGSNRSGSNGEDLVLRVPDGTVVRDANGEVLADLVGAGTELVIAAGGRGGLGNAALASSKRKAPGFALKGEPGEERTVTLELKVVADIGLIGFPSAGKSSLIASLSRARPKIADYPFTTLVPNLGVVTAGDTTFTVADVPGLIEGASEGRGLGHDFLRHVERCAALVHVIDCATVEPGRDPLSDLDVIENELARYGEYAGVDFSDRPRLVALNKTDVPDAAQIAEFVTDELRQRGLRVFEVSAASHAGLRELSFAMAEIVAARRAAEPHREATRIVLRPPAPSGVGREFEVRQIEGRWHVIGEKPARWVRQTDFSNDEAVGFLADRLNRIGVEDHLLKLGAKAGDDVVIGAASEADLGRDEVVFDFDPTITAGAEVLGRRGEDLRIDQSTRRTNQERRELLAARRAWELEAVAARAEGREPEPFDPRTVLPDWEIGEEYPGDDELDEDDR
- a CDS encoding TIGR03960 family B12-binding radical SAM protein; translated protein: MPVDSVYPRLEPLLSGVSKPIQYIGGELNSTVKDWDEADVRWALMYPDAYEVGLPNQGVQILYEVLNEREGILAERTYAVMPDMEAVMREHRIPQFTVDAHRPVAEFDLFGISFSTELGYTNLLTALDLAVIPLLAVNRDDTHPIVIAGGHSAFNPEPIADFVDAAVMGDGEEVVLAISEVVREWKAEGRPGGRDEVLARLAASGGVYVPKFYDVTYRPDGQIAAITPNRPGVPARIAKHTLMDLDSWPYPKKPLVPLAETVHERFSVEIFRGCTRGCRFCQAGMITRPVRERSIQTIGQMVDNGLKQSGFEEVGLLSLSSADHSEIGEVAKQLGDRYEGTNTSLSLPSTRVDAFNITLANEFSRNGRRSGLTFAPEGGSDRMRKVINKMVSEDDLIRTVAAAFSHGWRQVKLYFMCGLPTETDEDVLQIGELAKRVIDTGREVSGRRDIRCTVSIGGFVPKPHTPFQWASQLDHETTDDRLRKLRASVQSDKRYGKAIGFRYHDGKPGTIEGLLSRGDRRVGGVIEAVWRDGGRFDGWSEHFSYDRWAEKSAEVLSPLGVDLDWYTTRERDHDEVLPWDHMDSGLDREWLWEDWQDAIDPDGAAEVEDCRWTPCYDCGVCPELNLDIEIGPTGKKLLPLSVV
- the rplU gene encoding 50S ribosomal protein L21; the encoded protein is MYAIVRNGGGQAKVAVGDVISIDQVKAAEGDTVQLAAVMVVDGDQVTAGADASKAKIDAEVIGGLKGPKIIIQKYKNKTGYKKRQGHRQKYTQVKITGISK
- the rpmA gene encoding 50S ribosomal protein L27, whose amino-acid sequence is MAHKKGAASTKNGRDSNAQRLGVKRFGGQLVNAGEIIVRQRGTHFHPGSNVGRGGDDTLFALAPGAVEFGSKRGRRVVNIVPEQ
- a CDS encoding TIGR03936 family radical SAM-associated protein is translated as MSNDGGTTLQGTPNPEAPNPQLPIVQKLRIRYAKRGRMRFTSHRDFARAFERAIRRAALPIAHSSGYSPHPKISYAGASPTGAASEAEYLEIGLIRAMEPAEVQAALDEALPTGLDIIDVVVSPGGPLADLLQGSRWFIELPEVSAEAAAAAVETFLARDEVLVERMMKKGLRTFDCRDAVIRLRVDERSGTDGCAILDVVVRHDIPSVRPDDVITGLRTLCGLPIEKAPLATRSDQGPLDVQNGTVGDPLATGRDAP
- a CDS encoding Rne/Rng family ribonuclease, coding for MLDPNDATDAPDTTGPDTTETTEAPTRTRRRAAGRPAGPPAAVFAPPVEEAPEPPVTDEEEPDEDEAPETAPTTPTARKLPPVGAMFQPPPAELAPPREKKRVEPQDDDSDAATSDLDASDDEDGSGDDEGSEGGRRRRRRGGRRRRKSDQDGGAEGSDDSDADTAEAEAKDGDAGDEEQSSSGSTRRRRRRARAGEGADGAPDDPENTVVKVREGRTASDEITGVTGSTRLEAKKQRRREGREAGRRRAPIVSEAEFLARREAVDREMVVRQRDDYTQIAVLEDGVLVEHYVARESQTSLIGNVYLGKVQNVLPSMEAAFVDIGAGRNAVIYAGEVDWSNIQNGKQRKIEDALQPGQTVLVQVSKDPIGQKGARLTSQISLPGRFLVYVPGGGSNGISRKLPENERARLKGLLKEALPESAGVIVRTAAEGATEDQLQRDITALTARWEDIESKAAAGKAPQLLYSEPDLMIKVIRDLFNEDFATLTIQGDEAWDMVAGYIAHVAPDLEERVKRWEGENDIFAERRLDEQIHKALDRKVHLPSGGSLVIDRTEAMVVVDVNTGRFTGSGGNLEETVTKNNLEAAEEIVRQLRLRDLGGIIVIDFIDMVLESNRDLVMRRLVECLGRDRTRHQVAEVTSLGLVQMTRKRIGTGLLESFSHECEHCHGRGVVIEDAPVEPKKDDGQRRGRRGGRSGRSGGGNGGGSSNGNGGGRPPRQDRNDESGDDAVKTEEPRNDESSQAPSQEPAAVEAPVLTDDGAPE
- a CDS encoding CAP domain-containing protein, whose protein sequence is MRHTFVLLLTACALLLGGAPAGAAGTTATKVRGFTSKSQTVKPGATVKYAVKVTTKGKASKGRVVTLQRRVNGRWVKVDRKRTNRHGRVVLRHRATTKAGATVKLRVRVTAKGRLRAVNSPVKKVATRTAWTPDARSQRVLALVNAARAQARECGEESFPARGPLRLNERLTRSAQAHGADMAAHGYFSHTGRNGSSLRDRVDAQGYNWSRIGENIAAGYPSPEAVVQGWVASPGHCRNIMAGGFTELGVGYAASNDKYGSYWVQNFGTPR